Proteins encoded in a region of the Apilactobacillus apisilvae genome:
- a CDS encoding sensor histidine kinase, whose protein sequence is MKERLLEHKQQLKLFIKELIGFAILFSLLGFIVYFFFQNSIYSNIDAGLYSQKKHIERNVHQGPLSIQPQNNPTPITPDKNAAFQTNIIVFDKSGKILNKNMLGQRSYGLLSRLTLDRFKINKAQDLTLISNDFTTHFRSLLIKVDQDNENPAYAGKYVLILQNTDSDLLALHSFVESLIITLLFFWIIAILIAYYLSKSSMKPIIKSWHKQKEFSANAAHELRTPLTVIQNQMEYLLTKPNDKVIEQIEPISTTLDESKHLKTLTQRLLTLARSDSNIIQSKKQKITLKPFFNNMIKPFFEITDSQKKVLLTDIQVDGIGNIDTDLFRQLFVILMDNAIKYTPQGGSVSVKISNTHNNLKMLISDTGNGISDDDKKRIFDRFYRTDKSRNSKTGGNGLGLSIAKWIVDQHHGKILVRDNHPTGTVFVVNINI, encoded by the coding sequence GTGAAAGAAAGATTACTTGAACATAAACAACAACTTAAATTATTTATTAAAGAATTAATTGGTTTTGCAATTTTATTTTCTCTTTTAGGTTTTATTGTTTATTTTTTCTTTCAAAATTCTATTTATTCAAATATTGATGCTGGTTTATATAGTCAAAAAAAACATATTGAACGTAATGTTCATCAGGGCCCGTTATCAATTCAGCCACAGAATAACCCAACACCAATAACACCTGATAAGAATGCAGCTTTTCAAACTAACATTATTGTTTTTGATAAAAGTGGCAAAATTCTAAATAAAAATATGTTGGGACAACGTTCTTATGGTTTATTAAGTCGACTAACTTTAGATCGTTTTAAGATAAATAAAGCACAGGATTTAACTTTGATATCTAATGATTTTACAACGCATTTTCGTTCATTACTTATTAAAGTCGACCAAGATAACGAAAATCCAGCATATGCAGGAAAGTATGTATTAATTTTACAAAATACTGATTCAGATTTGCTAGCTTTGCATAGTTTTGTTGAGTCGTTAATTATTACATTATTGTTCTTTTGGATTATTGCAATATTAATTGCTTACTACTTATCTAAATCTAGTATGAAGCCAATTATTAAATCATGGCATAAGCAAAAAGAGTTTAGTGCAAATGCAGCTCATGAATTAAGAACACCATTAACAGTTATTCAAAATCAAATGGAGTATTTGTTAACTAAACCTAACGATAAAGTAATTGAACAAATTGAACCAATCTCAACAACTTTGGATGAATCTAAACATTTGAAGACTTTAACGCAACGTTTGCTGACTTTAGCTAGATCCGATTCAAATATTATTCAGTCGAAGAAACAAAAGATTACCTTAAAGCCATTTTTTAATAATATGATTAAGCCCTTTTTTGAAATTACGGATAGTCAAAAGAAGGTTCTATTAACTGATATTCAAGTCGATGGAATTGGTAATATTGATACTGATTTATTTAGACAACTATTTGTAATTTTGATGGATAATGCTATTAAGTATACTCCACAGGGTGGTAGTGTCAGCGTTAAAATCAGCAACACGCATAATAATTTAAAAATGCTAATTTCAGACACTGGTAACGGTATTTCAGATGATGATAAAAAACGTATTTTTGATCGTTTTTATCGAACCGATAAATCCAGAAATTCTAAAACAGGTGGAAATGGATTAGGATTATCGATTGCTAAATGGATTGTTGATCAGCATCACGGCAAGATTTTAGTGCGTGATAATCATCCTACGGGGACGGTATTTGTCGTTAATATAAATATCTAA
- a CDS encoding response regulator transcription factor has protein sequence MEDLNILIVEDDEALANSVEKFLQPLGKTKVVNDGFDGQMLGQEGIYDVAILDLMLPEIGGYDILKHWRTVDEIDMPVLVLTAKDTLADKVHGFELGADDYLTKPFHREELIMRVKALLKRTGRIGNNNQLKYADFVIELSRHEVEYQGQKLMLNGKEYDLLVYFLQNPSTIITKDQIFDRLWGFDSETSLTVVEVYMSNLRKKIKQISGENPIKTLRNVGYMLEGEE, from the coding sequence ATGGAAGATTTAAATATTCTAATTGTTGAAGATGATGAAGCACTTGCTAATAGTGTTGAAAAATTTTTACAACCATTAGGAAAAACTAAAGTTGTTAATGATGGTTTTGATGGACAAATGCTAGGCCAAGAAGGTATTTATGATGTCGCCATATTAGATTTAATGTTACCTGAAATTGGTGGATATGATATTTTGAAACATTGGCGAACAGTTGATGAAATTGATATGCCAGTGTTGGTTTTGACGGCTAAAGACACTTTAGCTGACAAGGTTCATGGTTTTGAACTAGGGGCAGATGACTACTTAACAAAGCCATTTCATCGAGAAGAATTAATCATGCGAGTTAAAGCTTTATTGAAAAGAACGGGTCGAATTGGTAATAATAATCAATTAAAATATGCTGATTTTGTGATTGAATTAAGTCGACATGAAGTTGAGTACCAAGGCCAAAAATTAATGCTTAATGGGAAAGAATACGATTTATTAGTTTACTTTTTACAAAATCCTTCAACCATAATTACTAAGGATCAAATTTTTGATCGATTATGGGGATTTGATTCTGAAACATCATTAACAGTCGTTGAAGTTTATATGAGCAACTTAAGGAAAAAGATTAAACAAATTTCTGGAGAGAATCCAATTAAAACTTTGCGTAATGTTGGTTACATGCTAGAGGGTGAAGAATAG
- a CDS encoding GtrA family protein: MKSIKQFFKFGIIGIINTLLTYLIYTILWKPTSPTIAMAIGYGLTSLIGLTINKIWVFKSTNNLSHIAAKYYATYLFTWLLSITSTNLISSYSNLNKQLIPIIALIITIPTNFVLSKYWVFSKSKFKEAS, translated from the coding sequence ATGAAATCGATTAAACAATTTTTTAAGTTTGGAATCATTGGTATCATAAATACATTATTAACTTATCTAATTTATACAATATTATGGAAACCAACTTCACCAACAATCGCAATGGCAATTGGATATGGATTAACATCCCTCATTGGTTTAACCATAAATAAAATATGGGTATTTAAATCTACCAATAATTTAAGTCATATTGCAGCTAAATACTATGCCACTTATTTGTTCACTTGGTTATTAAGTATCACTAGCACTAACTTAATTAGTAGTTATTCCAATCTAAACAAGCAATTAATTCCAATTATAGCTTTAATTATTACAATACCGACAAATTTTGTCTTAAGCAAATATTGGGTCTTTTCTAAATCTAAATTTAAGGAGGCGTCGTAA
- a CDS encoding glycosyltransferase family 39 protein, with the protein MKKKFKIDWILTVILVVALVLYGYGTWKTGSANDFYTSAITSMTQSFKNFWYASFDPAGYITVDKPPVALWFMAISAKILGVSNFSVVLPSVLFGVGSVYLMYRLIKPKFGVTAGRIAALVITITPIFVADSRTNNMDTTLVYFLLLSIWMLQKAVDKKNLFWLMGSFATIGFSFNIKMLQAFMIVPAMLLFYWLSSQQTWKKKIFHTSLAMISLIVLTLSWPLSVDMTSANNRPYEGGSQHNSVMELAFGYNGTQRLLGQTTGTGGAFGGMGNKNSKNGKTSQPSQNKSRNKQMPPNIGKNNRMKMPTNGKRPGNMKQGHGGMNGGGGAFNIGTAGPLRLFQSSLGPQISWLLPFAIIGMIAAFIVYADPRRKWYQFTKKQKQVVLWTGWLIPVAGFFSVASFFHPYYTIMLAPAIAALSGIGLVAMLKALKLFNNKDLRFYLLPTAIITTAGLQAWYVSSYYIWLSVLILIVGITTSIGIIFIRSKKAIKSLIIAGLISIAVAPSFWSLTPTLAKESAAIPTAGPDLLSGGNNGGGIGSGSVNNQLLSYLQKNQGNAKYLFATADSGTAAPYIIKTKQSVMAMGGFNGTDPAMSLSKFKKLVKSGQIKYYLDAGKSGSGNNTIVNWIKKHAKKVNANKYGGNQNSNAQKMPGNMKSGNLPNNKRSNMMGGPQNSGNTLYDLSNIYK; encoded by the coding sequence ATGAAAAAGAAATTTAAAATCGATTGGATATTAACAGTCATTTTAGTCGTTGCTTTAGTTTTATATGGCTATGGTACTTGGAAAACTGGCTCCGCCAATGATTTTTACACATCTGCCATTACAAGTATGACGCAAAGTTTTAAAAATTTCTGGTATGCCAGTTTTGATCCAGCAGGATATATAACGGTTGATAAGCCACCGGTTGCATTATGGTTTATGGCAATTTCAGCAAAAATATTGGGTGTTTCTAATTTTAGTGTCGTTTTACCATCAGTTTTATTCGGTGTCGGTTCGGTATATTTAATGTATCGACTAATCAAGCCCAAGTTTGGTGTCACTGCCGGACGAATTGCAGCTTTGGTAATTACAATCACTCCCATTTTTGTTGCTGATTCAAGAACTAATAATATGGATACTACTTTGGTTTACTTCCTATTATTATCAATTTGGATGTTGCAAAAAGCTGTTGATAAAAAGAATCTATTTTGGTTAATGGGCAGTTTTGCGACGATTGGTTTTTCTTTCAACATTAAAATGCTCCAAGCATTCATGATTGTCCCAGCAATGCTACTTTTTTACTGGTTATCAAGTCAACAAACATGGAAGAAAAAAATTTTTCATACATCCCTCGCCATGATTTCATTAATTGTATTAACACTTTCATGGCCATTATCAGTCGACATGACATCAGCCAATAATCGTCCATATGAAGGTGGTTCTCAACACAATTCCGTTATGGAATTAGCTTTTGGATATAACGGAACGCAAAGACTTCTCGGTCAAACAACTGGAACTGGTGGTGCTTTTGGTGGAATGGGTAATAAAAATTCCAAAAATGGTAAAACTAGTCAACCCAGCCAAAACAAATCGAGAAATAAACAAATGCCGCCTAATATTGGTAAAAACAATAGAATGAAAATGCCTACTAATGGCAAACGTCCTGGTAATATGAAACAAGGTCATGGTGGGATGAATGGCGGCGGTGGTGCCTTCAATATTGGGACTGCCGGTCCACTAAGATTATTCCAATCATCATTAGGTCCACAAATTAGTTGGCTACTACCATTTGCAATTATTGGGATGATTGCTGCATTTATCGTTTATGCAGACCCTAGAAGAAAATGGTATCAATTCACTAAAAAGCAAAAACAGGTGGTTTTATGGACTGGTTGGCTAATACCAGTTGCTGGTTTCTTCTCAGTTGCTAGCTTCTTCCATCCCTACTACACCATTATGTTAGCTCCAGCAATCGCTGCTTTAAGTGGAATTGGTCTTGTTGCAATGCTAAAAGCATTAAAATTATTCAATAATAAAGACTTAAGATTCTATTTGTTACCCACAGCAATTATTACCACCGCTGGTCTCCAGGCATGGTATGTATCAAGTTACTACATTTGGTTAAGTGTTTTAATTTTAATTGTTGGGATTACCACTAGCATAGGCATCATATTTATTAGATCTAAAAAAGCAATTAAATCACTAATTATTGCTGGCCTAATATCAATTGCAGTAGCACCTAGTTTCTGGTCATTAACCCCTACTTTAGCTAAAGAATCGGCGGCTATTCCGACTGCTGGACCTGATTTATTAAGTGGTGGCAACAACGGTGGTGGTATTGGCAGTGGCTCTGTAAATAACCAACTATTAAGTTATTTACAAAAGAACCAAGGAAACGCTAAGTATCTATTTGCTACCGCTGATTCTGGCACCGCAGCTCCTTATATTATCAAAACCAAGCAATCCGTTATGGCAATGGGTGGTTTTAATGGGACTGATCCTGCGATGTCATTAAGTAAATTTAAAAAACTAGTTAAATCTGGTCAAATTAAATATTATCTAGACGCAGGTAAATCAGGATCTGGTAACAACACAATTGTGAACTGGATTAAAAAACATGCTAAAAAGGTTAATGCCAATAAATATGGTGGAAATCAAAATTCAAATGCTCAAAAGATGCCTGGCAATATGAAATCAGGTAATCTACCTAATAATAAACGTTCTAATATGATGGGTGGTCCTCAAAACAGTGGTAACACTTTATACGACCTATCAAATATTTATAAATAA
- a CDS encoding glycosyltransferase family 2 protein — protein METNQELISIVLPVFNEESGIQNTIEILQRFIAYQPEKYELIFVDDGSKDKSADIIKKQKEKYPTIKLIEFSRNFGHQLAITAGIKYAKGNAVIVMDADLQDPPSVIPNMIKKWHDGYDVVYGKRLVREGESIFKKFTAKMFYRLMKSISNIEIPLDTGDFRLMDAKVVKELNKLKEPEPFVRGLVSWVGFKQTSVQYERQERTAGESKYPLSKMIRLASDGITSFSAVPLKIMNYASIFSILIGFIYGLVKIFNHFSSVDFATCSMFILSGIIMFGLGTVGNYLFRTFDASKQRPQYIIANRYGFDYEKNKKYLKTLKQNNG, from the coding sequence ATGGAGACTAATCAAGAACTAATTTCCATTGTTCTTCCGGTATTTAACGAAGAGTCTGGTATTCAAAATACAATTGAAATTTTACAAAGATTTATTGCATATCAACCCGAAAAATATGAATTAATTTTTGTTGATGATGGTTCAAAAGATAAAAGCGCTGATATTATAAAAAAACAAAAGGAAAAATACCCAACTATTAAGTTAATTGAATTTTCAAGAAATTTTGGTCATCAGCTCGCTATTACTGCTGGAATTAAGTATGCTAAAGGTAATGCAGTTATTGTAATGGATGCTGACTTACAGGATCCCCCTTCAGTCATTCCTAATATGATTAAAAAATGGCATGATGGATATGATGTTGTTTATGGAAAAAGGCTGGTTCGTGAAGGTGAAAGTATTTTTAAAAAATTCACTGCCAAAATGTTTTATCGACTAATGAAAAGTATTTCAAATATTGAAATACCATTAGATACCGGTGACTTTAGGTTGATGGATGCTAAAGTAGTCAAAGAACTGAATAAGTTAAAAGAACCTGAACCTTTTGTAAGAGGCTTAGTCAGTTGGGTGGGCTTCAAACAAACTTCGGTTCAGTATGAACGTCAAGAAAGGACTGCTGGTGAATCTAAATACCCATTATCTAAGATGATACGACTAGCCAGTGATGGAATTACATCATTTTCAGCCGTCCCATTAAAAATAATGAATTATGCTAGTATTTTTAGTATTTTAATTGGTTTTATTTATGGATTAGTAAAAATATTTAATCACTTTAGTTCAGTTGATTTTGCTACATGTTCAATGTTTATTCTAAGTGGGATTATTATGTTTGGCTTAGGCACTGTTGGTAATTATCTGTTTAGAACTTTCGATGCATCTAAACAGCGCCCCCAATATATAATTGCTAATCGCTATGGCTTTGATTATGAGAAAAATAAAAAATATTTAAAAACTCTAAAACAAAATAATGGCTAA
- a CDS encoding restriction endonuclease, translated as MKILNIIRRCLCILIFISMLTGIIEFKVSPFNLWITQLLSIFTSVCLIYVILPSNERKFLKTIIFNITGRKNFTFKVKYNQSTNLKYDDNNTSRLKRNVFFEKSNQYNQKISELINTKQKLEENIESMNAYKNKLNQEVTKINSVYQELHILQEQKKQNIDEISKLKEQKINIQKSTEYHEFIEYKAKNELKNIDELDGYQFEKYTYNLLNKLGFQQIKITKGSNDYGIDILAKNGETSYGFQCKLYSSPIGIKAIQEVSAGIEYYKCKKAVVITNSYFTPNAITAGKALEVDLWNRDKLLELLKEINE; from the coding sequence GTGAAAATTTTAAATATAATCAGAAGATGTTTATGTATTTTAATCTTTATAAGCATGCTAACTGGGATCATTGAATTTAAAGTTAGCCCATTTAATTTATGGATAACCCAACTTCTATCGATTTTTACTAGTGTTTGTTTAATATATGTAATCTTGCCTAGCAATGAACGCAAATTTTTAAAAACAATTATTTTTAATATAACTGGACGTAAAAATTTCACTTTTAAAGTTAAATATAATCAATCAACCAACTTAAAATATGATGATAACAATACATCAAGATTAAAAAGAAATGTTTTTTTTGAAAAATCGAACCAATATAATCAAAAAATTTCAGAATTGATAAATACTAAACAAAAATTGGAAGAAAATATTGAATCAATGAATGCTTATAAAAATAAGTTAAATCAGGAAGTCACTAAAATTAATAGTGTCTATCAAGAACTACATATTTTACAAGAGCAAAAAAAACAAAATATTGATGAAATAAGTAAACTAAAAGAACAAAAAATAAACATTCAAAAAAGTACTGAATATCATGAATTTATAGAATATAAAGCAAAAAATGAATTAAAAAACATTGATGAACTAGACGGTTATCAATTCGAAAAATATACTTATAACTTACTTAATAAATTAGGTTTTCAACAAATTAAAATAACTAAAGGCAGTAACGACTACGGAATTGACATTTTAGCGAAAAATGGAGAAACCAGTTATGGCTTTCAATGTAAATTATATTCTTCCCCAATTGGTATCAAGGCAATTCAAGAAGTTAGTGCTGGAATTGAATATTATAAGTGTAAAAAAGCAGTTGTAATAACTAACAGTTATTTCACGCCAAACGCAATCACTGCTGGTAAAGCATTAGAAGTAGATTTATGGAATCGTGATAAGTTATTAGAATTACTAAAAGAAATAAATGAGTAA
- a CDS encoding ketopantoate reductase family protein, with the protein MKYGVIGAGAMGYRYGILLKENANVEVDFIDTWKPNVEKVKSQGGVYVSRDHQNKKLIPINMYYPEEYSGHPDVWIIFKKQMQLSEELERDSKAGLFHKDQYVFSAMNGMGHFEKIDQYFDENHIVTGTAMIATVLNGPGDVDFMGPKNSEAMHMAPYKNYSLNDTTKSIFNDFDRATLGPVMADEWLGMCMTKVIFNAVVNTLCTMFEIRMGELIQYEGVPDMARQLFNESFDACERANIPLLGTRQSNVQLVIDSCHALKYHYPSMYQDFSKGRNTEVDYINGYIAKIGRSNDYICKTHEFVVHEVHLAEKMRQFKK; encoded by the coding sequence ATGAAATATGGAGTAATTGGTGCTGGAGCAATGGGGTATCGATACGGGATTTTGCTTAAAGAAAATGCTAATGTAGAAGTTGATTTTATTGATACTTGGAAACCCAATGTTGAAAAGGTAAAGAGTCAAGGTGGAGTTTATGTATCTAGAGATCATCAAAATAAAAAATTAATTCCGATTAATATGTATTATCCTGAGGAATATTCGGGACATCCTGATGTTTGGATTATATTTAAGAAACAAATGCAATTATCAGAAGAATTAGAAAGAGATTCGAAGGCAGGTCTTTTTCATAAAGATCAATATGTTTTTTCTGCAATGAATGGAATGGGGCATTTTGAAAAAATAGATCAATATTTTGATGAAAATCATATCGTTACAGGAACTGCAATGATTGCAACAGTTTTAAATGGTCCTGGGGATGTTGATTTTATGGGGCCTAAAAATAGTGAAGCAATGCATATGGCTCCTTATAAGAATTATTCTCTAAACGATACTACTAAAAGTATTTTTAATGATTTTGATAGAGCAACTTTAGGACCAGTCATGGCTGATGAATGGTTGGGAATGTGTATGACTAAGGTTATTTTTAATGCTGTTGTAAATACATTATGTACGATGTTTGAAATTAGAATGGGTGAATTGATTCAATATGAAGGAGTTCCGGATATGGCTCGTCAACTATTCAATGAGTCATTTGATGCTTGTGAAAGGGCTAATATTCCATTGTTAGGAACTCGACAATCAAATGTTCAATTAGTTATTGATAGTTGTCATGCACTAAAATATCATTATCCATCAATGTATCAAGATTTTTCAAAAGGGCGTAATACTGAAGTTGATTATATTAATGGATATATTGCAAAAATTGGTCGATCCAATGATTATATCTGTAAAACGCATGAATTCGTGGTTCATGAAGTCCATTTAGCAGAAAAAATGCGTCAGTTTAAAAAATAA
- a CDS encoding hemolysin family protein → MDSGALAFQIIIVLIAFFFAAFFVACEFALVQTRYSMLEEEEETKGKSKKLSREMFMITNLNDYLSTTQVGVSLSGIIMGWIGEALFVDGLFSLLEIDPNFINPGTAHAIGSIVGVLILTYLEVVFTEVVPKNISIAMPRRILGLIVTPLHYFHKVFYPGVWAINITAAGVVKLMGLKMTDESDESMSQAEILNISKDAVKNGALEKYDYLYMQRAFDFNDKVAKDIMIDRTQLTVMDINTSVKNAIGTYLQTKYSRIPIVENNNKDNILGYVYCYDMIRQSRVNNDIKVKRLLRDITTVPENMKITEVLQKMITMRTPIVVVVDEYGGTSGIITDKDIYEELFGTVRDEIDPATNEYVFKQPKGTYQVSGKMTTYDFERYFKTEIKDFSRSDSVTLSGYFIDNNPEMKIDKGTEFHIDNFKFKVLHFENSFIDLFEVNINDDEVKKEDHDNK, encoded by the coding sequence TTGGATAGTGGTGCATTAGCATTTCAAATCATCATTGTTTTAATCGCATTCTTCTTCGCTGCATTCTTTGTTGCGTGTGAATTCGCATTAGTACAAACACGTTATAGTATGTTGGAAGAAGAAGAAGAAACTAAAGGAAAATCCAAAAAGTTATCTCGTGAAATGTTCATGATAACTAATTTAAATGATTATTTATCTACAACTCAAGTGGGAGTTTCACTTAGTGGGATTATTATGGGTTGGATTGGTGAAGCATTATTTGTTGATGGATTATTTAGCTTATTAGAAATCGATCCAAATTTCATTAATCCTGGTACTGCTCATGCTATTGGTAGTATTGTTGGTGTTTTAATTTTAACTTATCTAGAAGTTGTCTTTACTGAAGTAGTTCCTAAAAACATTAGTATTGCAATGCCTAGAAGAATTTTAGGATTAATCGTTACCCCATTACATTACTTCCATAAGGTATTTTATCCTGGCGTTTGGGCAATTAATATTACTGCTGCCGGAGTAGTAAAATTGATGGGGCTTAAAATGACTGATGAAAGTGATGAATCAATGTCACAAGCAGAAATCCTAAACATTTCTAAAGATGCAGTTAAAAATGGTGCGCTTGAAAAATATGATTACTTGTACATGCAACGAGCATTTGATTTTAATGATAAAGTTGCTAAAGATATCATGATTGACCGAACTCAATTGACTGTTATGGATATTAATACCAGTGTTAAAAACGCTATTGGTACATACCTACAAACTAAATATAGCAGAATTCCAATCGTTGAAAATAATAACAAGGATAATATTTTAGGTTATGTTTACTGTTACGATATGATTCGCCAATCAAGAGTTAATAATGATATTAAAGTAAAACGTCTATTAAGAGACATTACAACGGTTCCAGAAAACATGAAAATTACTGAAGTTCTCCAAAAAATGATTACAATGAGAACTCCAATCGTTGTTGTTGTTGATGAATATGGTGGAACTTCAGGCATCATTACTGATAAAGATATTTATGAAGAACTATTCGGTACAGTAAGGGATGAAATTGATCCTGCAACTAATGAATATGTTTTCAAACAACCTAAGGGAACTTATCAAGTAAGTGGTAAAATGACTACTTATGATTTTGAACGTTATTTCAAAACTGAAATTAAAGATTTTAGTCGATCTGATAGTGTCACCCTTTCTGGTTACTTCATAGATAATAATCCTGAAATGAAGATTGATAAAGGTACTGAATTCCATATTGATAACTTTAAATTTAAAGTACTTCACTTTGAAAATTCATTTATTGATTTATTTGAGGTTAACATTAATGATGATGAAGTAAAAAAAGAAGATCATGACAATAAATAA
- the nrdI gene encoding class Ib ribonucleoside-diphosphate reductase assembly flavoprotein NrdI: MKTIRILYISIAGNTRNFVNNLIEFSKKVNEDDENSPLIEATEISDQTDFDHENSNFFAFVPTYLDGGNGIDNGVKEMMTNALGEYIAYDDNQNYCIGVVGSGNKNFNEQYCLSAKRYAESFDCPFVGDFELRGNDSDVSRIYELLKQITLNDKN, translated from the coding sequence TTGAAAACCATACGCATTCTTTATATTTCAATTGCTGGTAACACTCGTAATTTTGTAAACAATCTAATTGAATTTTCTAAAAAAGTAAATGAAGATGATGAAAACAGTCCATTAATTGAAGCTACTGAAATTTCAGATCAAACTGATTTTGATCATGAAAATAGTAACTTTTTTGCATTTGTCCCCACCTATTTAGATGGTGGTAATGGCATTGATAATGGTGTTAAAGAAATGATGACAAATGCTCTAGGTGAATATATTGCCTACGATGACAATCAAAATTACTGTATTGGCGTAGTTGGTTCAGGTAATAAAAATTTCAACGAGCAATATTGTTTATCGGCTAAAAGATATGCAGAATCATTTGATTGTCCATTTGTTGGTGATTTTGAACTACGTGGCAATGATAGTGATGTATCTAGAATTTATGAACTACTAAAGCAAATTACTTTAAACGATAAAAATTAA
- a CDS encoding nitroreductase family protein, protein MENNEVLNTINSHRSIRKFTKQKLTSDEIEKLIQAASRTSNSMSEQQYSIISVTDPKKLAKLGEITLHHLPDNAGHFLLFIADQHRNAEIIKHHNPDANLEALHSADKFLASVHDVDLSVQSTLLAAESMGLGGTIMGSIYNNPKEIIKMFNLPKLTFPVLGLAIGHPDEKPDLKPRINTELMHSENTYKEPDMDLVKKFDKKINQYYKSRNKNQRDTNFFKNIWSDISKGDYRKDLLPTIKEQGFLIN, encoded by the coding sequence ATGGAAAATAATGAAGTGTTAAATACGATTAATAGCCATCGTAGTATCAGAAAATTTACTAAACAAAAACTAACTAGCGATGAGATTGAAAAATTAATTCAAGCTGCTAGTAGAACCTCAAATAGTATGAGTGAACAACAATATTCAATTATTAGTGTAACTGATCCTAAAAAATTAGCTAAATTGGGGGAAATTACACTTCATCATTTACCAGATAATGCCGGACACTTTTTACTGTTTATTGCTGATCAACACCGAAATGCAGAAATCATCAAGCATCATAATCCCGATGCAAACTTAGAAGCATTACATTCTGCTGATAAGTTCTTAGCATCAGTGCATGATGTTGATTTAAGTGTCCAATCCACATTACTTGCCGCTGAAAGTATGGGCCTTGGTGGTACGATTATGGGTAGCATTTACAATAATCCTAAAGAAATCATTAAAATGTTTAACTTACCTAAATTAACTTTTCCAGTTTTAGGTTTAGCAATTGGTCATCCAGATGAAAAGCCAGATTTAAAACCACGTATTAATACTGAATTAATGCATTCTGAAAACACCTATAAAGAACCTGATATGGACTTGGTTAAAAAATTTGATAAAAAAATTAATCAATACTACAAAAGCCGTAATAAGAATCAACGCGATACTAACTTCTTCAAAAATATTTGGAGCGATATATCTAAGGGCGATTATCGAAAAGATTTACTTCCAACAATTAAAGAACAAGGCTTTCTAATTAATTAA